From a region of the Eulemur rufifrons isolate Redbay chromosome 7, OSU_ERuf_1, whole genome shotgun sequence genome:
- the ANP32B gene encoding acidic leucine-rich nuclear phosphoprotein 32 family member B: MDMKRRIHLELRNRTPEAVRELVLDNCKSNDGKIEGLTAEFVNLEFLSLINVSLISVSNLPKLPKLKKLELSDNRIFGGLDMLAEKLPNLTHLNLSGNKLKDISTLEPLKKLECLKSLDLFNCEVTNLNDYRESVFKLLPQLTYLDGYDREDREAPDSDAEVDGVDEEDEDEEGEDEEDEEDEDGEDEEFDDEEDEDEDEDVEGEEDEDEVSGEEEEFGHDGEVDEDEEDEDEDEDEEEEESGKGEKRKRETDDEGEDD; the protein is encoded by the exons aTGGACATGAAGAGGAGAATCCACCTGGAGCTGAGAAACCGGACCCCGGAAGCG GTTCGAGAACTTGTCTTGGACAATTGCAAATCAAATGATGGAAAAATTGAGGGCTTAACAGCTGAATTTGTGAACTTAGAGTTCCTCAGTTTAATAAATGTAAGCTTGATTTCAGTTTCAAATCTCCCCAAGCTACCTAAATTGAAAAAG CTTGAGCTCAGTGACAATAGAATCTTTGGAGGTCTGGACATGTTAGCAGAAAAACTTCCCAATCTCACACATCTAAACTTGAGTGGAAATAAACTGAAAGATATCAGCACCTTGGAACCTTTA aaaaaattagaatgttTAAAAAGCCTGGACCTCTTTAACTGTGAGGTTACTAACCTGAATGACTACCGAGAGAGTGTCTTCAAGCTCCTGCCCCAACTGACCTACCTGGATGGCTATGATCGAGAGGACCGGGAAGCCCCCGACTCAGATGCTGAGGTGGATGGTGTGGATGAAGAGGATGAGGATGAAG AAGGAGAAGATGAGGAGGACGAAGAGGATGAGGATGGTGAAGACGAGGAGTTTGATGATGAAGAGGATGAAGATGAAGACGAAGATGTAGAAGGGGAAGAAGACGAAGATGAAGTCAGTGGAGAG gaAGAAGAATTTGGACATGATGGAGAAGttgatgaagatgaagaagatgaagatgaggatgaggatgaag aggaggaagaaagcgGGAAAggtgaaaagaggaagagagaaacagatgATGAAGGAGAAGATGATTAA